In one window of Pseudomonas benzenivorans DNA:
- a CDS encoding NCS2 family permease, which translates to MESAKQEQLATHAQGLAKAGLLDRFFKLTEHRTTIKTELLAGLTTFVTMAYIIFVNPNIMAGAGVDHGAAFVATCIGAALGCFLMGLYANWPVGLAPGMGLNAFFTYTVVGEMGYSWQIALGAVFISGILFMIMSLSRIREWLLNSIPMSLRFAMGAGVGLFLGLIGLKTAGIVVDSPATLLTMGSFGEPSALLAAACFLLIAVLSHRNVFGAILFSMLGVTALGWALGLVEYNGLVSMPPSLAPTFLAMDIAGAFNVAMVSVILAFLFVNMFDTAGTLMGVAHRANLVDEDGKIQNLSRALKADSTSSVIGAMVGCPPVTSYVESASGVAAGGRTGLTAVTVGLLFLAAMFFAPLAGMIPAYATAGALIYVAMLMMSGMAHIDWEDLTDTIPAIVTVVMMPLTFSIANGIALGFLTYATLKLLTGQRDKVSVSLYVLCIIFIAKFAFL; encoded by the coding sequence GTGGAAAGCGCTAAACAAGAACAACTTGCGACTCACGCCCAAGGCCTGGCGAAAGCCGGCTTACTCGACCGCTTCTTCAAGCTGACCGAGCACCGCACCACCATCAAAACCGAACTGCTGGCCGGCCTGACGACCTTCGTCACCATGGCCTACATCATCTTCGTCAACCCCAACATCATGGCCGGCGCCGGCGTCGATCACGGCGCCGCCTTCGTCGCCACCTGCATTGGCGCCGCCCTCGGCTGCTTCCTCATGGGCCTGTACGCCAACTGGCCGGTGGGCCTGGCGCCGGGCATGGGCCTGAACGCCTTCTTCACCTACACGGTGGTCGGCGAGATGGGCTACAGCTGGCAGATCGCCCTGGGCGCGGTGTTCATCTCCGGCATCCTGTTCATGATCATGAGCCTGTCGCGCATCCGCGAGTGGCTGCTCAACAGCATTCCCATGAGCCTGCGCTTCGCCATGGGCGCCGGGGTCGGTCTGTTCCTCGGCCTGATCGGCCTGAAGACCGCCGGCATAGTGGTCGACAGCCCCGCCACCCTGCTGACCATGGGTTCCTTCGGCGAGCCCTCGGCCCTGCTGGCCGCCGCGTGCTTCCTGCTGATCGCCGTGCTCAGCCACCGCAACGTGTTCGGCGCCATTCTCTTCAGCATGCTCGGCGTCACCGCCCTGGGCTGGGCCCTGGGCCTGGTCGAGTACAACGGCCTGGTGTCGATGCCGCCGAGCCTGGCGCCGACCTTCCTGGCCATGGACATCGCCGGCGCCTTCAATGTGGCCATGGTCAGCGTGATCCTGGCCTTCCTCTTCGTGAACATGTTCGACACCGCCGGCACCCTGATGGGGGTCGCCCACCGCGCCAACCTGGTGGACGAGGACGGCAAGATTCAGAACCTGTCCAGGGCCCTCAAGGCCGACAGCACCTCCAGCGTGATCGGCGCCATGGTCGGCTGCCCGCCGGTGACCAGCTATGTGGAAAGCGCCTCGGGCGTCGCCGCCGGCGGCCGTACCGGTCTCACCGCCGTCACCGTCGGCCTGCTGTTCCTCGCCGCGATGTTCTTCGCCCCCCTGGCCGGCATGATTCCGGCCTATGCCACCGCCGGCGCGCTGATCTATGTGGCGATGCTGATGATGAGCGGCATGGCCCATATCGACTGGGAGGACCTGACCGACACCATCCCGGCCATCGTCACCGTGGTGATGATGCCGCTGACCTTCTCCATCGCCAACGGCATCGCCCTGGGCTTCCTGACCTATGCCACGCTGAAGCTGCTGACCGGCCAGCGCGACAAGGTCTCCGTCAGCCTCTACGTGCTGTGCATCATCTTTATCGCCAAGTTCGCCTTCCTGTAA